In the Theobroma cacao cultivar B97-61/B2 chromosome 1, Criollo_cocoa_genome_V2, whole genome shotgun sequence genome, one interval contains:
- the LOC18614384 gene encoding protein transport protein Sec61 subunit beta, with protein sequence MATGTAPPRGSAAAAASMRRRRTTSGAASGGAAGTMLQFYTDDAPGLKISPNVVLVMSIGFIAFVAILHVMGKLYFVRREA encoded by the coding sequence ATGGCAACAGGAACAGCTCCACCAAGAGGCAGTGCAGCAGCAGCTGCAAGCATGAGGAGGAGGAGAACCACAAGCGGTGCGGCTTCAGGAGGGGCTGCCGGGACTATGCTTCAATTTTACACAGATGATGCACCAGGGCTCAAAATCTCTCCAAATGTTGTGCTTGTCATGAGCATTGGTTTCATTGCTTTTGTAGCTATTCTTCATGTGATGGGCAAGTTGTATTTTGTTCGTAGGGAGGCTTGA
- the LOC18614385 gene encoding CCR4-NOT transcription complex subunit 1, which produces MLELSSTLSTHVRFLLQSLTEANADSISRELFQFIEYGIEGSILVLQTCLDCLNSHKTDAKNLQSDQVVAAIFRHTMDKPNFCTVFCQSLRSTDISEEFLLNFSKTMQLSVSEKIGIGLALSDSENPDTRMCGKNFCMAQIEELHANSASFDSSEQIQNIVMFLQSSDALSKHVDSFMQMLSLVQAKDVAQFVLTPILSDELRGANFLRNMDFFNESGENDFDALLAEMEKEMSMGDIIKELGYGCTVDAARCKDILSLCLPLTEMTISRILGTIAHTYVGLEDNPTAFSTFCLALGCSTSSELPPLCSWNIDVLIKTIKQLAPGTNWIRVIENLDHEGFYIPNEAAFSFFMSVYRHASQEPFPLHAICGSVWKNIEGQLSFLKYAVSALPEVFTFAHSLRQLAYMDAVHGHKLHLGNANHAWLCLDLLDILCQLAERGHTSFVRSMLDYPLKHCPEVLLLGMAHINTAYNLLQHDVTYTVFPMIIKNALGAGVILQLWHVNPNLVLRGFVEVHNTEPDSMIRILEICQELKILSSVLEMIPFPSGIRLAVLASQKEVLDLENWLGGNLNTYKDVFFEECLKFLKEIQFGGSQEFSAKPFHHTTAVLNLYLEASSTFFKVLKANTGMIASTQLLEEMERLHAMIMDSNPKLQNGGTTDSSTSDGYGDDIEAEANSYFHQMFSGQLTIDSMVQMLARFKESSVKREQSIFECMIANLFEEYRFFPKYPERQLKIAAVLFGSVIKQQLVTHLTLGIALRGVLDALRKPADSKMFLFGTKALEQFVDRLIEWPQYCNHILQISHLRATHSELVAFIERALARISSGHLESDGSNNPSVQHQVSSQVTSGNGELNSSTIAQPGSQLSSPLKLQRHDSSLDDRNKLPATSSNDVKPLLSSVGQPSVASLSDASSIHKLQNAVSGSSMLSASPGFVRPSRGVTSTRFGSALNIETLVAAAERRETPIEAPASEIQDKISFIINNISAANIEAKGKEFNEILKEQYYPWFAEYMVMKRASIEPNFHDLYLKFLDKVNSKALNKEIVQATYENCKVLLGSELIKSSSEERSLLKNLGSWLGKLTIGRNQVLRAREIDPKSLIIEAYEKGLMIAVIPFTSKILEPCQSSLAYQPPNPWTMGILALLAEIYSMPNLKMNLKFDIEVLFKNLGVDMKDITPTSLLKDRKREIEGNPDFSNKDVGACQPQMVAEVKSGIISPLNHVELPLEVASPPNSGGHTHLLSQYAGPLRLSSGALMEDEKLAALGLSDQLPSAQGLFQATPSQSPFSVNQLSAAIPNIGTHVIINQKLSALGLHLHFQRVVPIAMDRAIKEIVAGIVQRSVSIATQTTKELVLKDYAMESDETRIYNAAHLMVASLAGSLAHVTCKEPLRGSISSQLRSSLQGLNVASDLLEQAVQLVTNDNLDLGCAVIEQAATDKAIQTIDGEIANQLALRRKHRDPSFFDPSMYGQGSMGVVPEALRPKPGHLSLSQQRVYEDFVRLPWQNQSGQSSHSMSAGPSSLSGDGGLTGTFGSTSGQVTPGYASSQGNLGQLDVASEAIESTSAALLSASSIHIGSAAGLTQQTTENDPLNASFSSTISAPELHSVDTTDAVKELGPTAQPLPSPAATDRLGSTISETSLSTRDALDKYQIVAQKLETSVTSDSREVDIQGVISEVPEIILRCVSRDEAALAVAQKVFKGLYENASNSLNVSAHLAILAAVRDVCKLAVKELTSWVIYSDEERKFNKDITVGLIRSELLNLAEYNVHMAKLIDGGRNKAAMEFAMSLLQTLVTDESRVISELHNLVDALAKVVPKPGSPESLQQLIEMIRNPSASAAALSSATAGKEDKARQSRDKKVPGHTSANRDDNSNVENLEPDPAGFKEQVSMLFAEWYQICEIPGANDGPCNHYIVQLHQNGLLKGDDMTERFFRIITELSVSHCLSSEVMSSGTLQSPQQAQTLSFLAIDIYAKLVLSILKYCPVEQGSSKLFLMSKILTVTLRFIQKDAEDKKASFNPRPYFRLFINWLSDLGCLDPVTDGASFQILIAFANAFHALQPLKVPAFSFAWLELVSHRSFMPKLLTGNAQKGWAYIQRLLVDLLQFLEPFLRNAELGVPVQCLYKGTLRVLLVLLHDFPEFLCDYHFTFCDVIPPSCIQMRNIILSAFPRNMRLPDPSTPNLKIDLLPEIREPPRILSEVDAALKAKQMKADVDEYLKTRPQGGSSFLTELKQRLLLSPSEAASAGTHYNVPLINSLVLYVGMQAIQQLQSRGSHAQSTGNTVPLSVFLVSAALDIFQSLIGELDTEGRYLFLNAIANQLRYPNNHTHYFSFILLYLFAESNQEIIQEQITRVLLERLIVNKPHPWGLLITFIELIKNPRYNFWNRSFIRCAPEIEKLFESVARSCGGLKPVDESMVSGWVSDSAH; this is translated from the exons ATGCTCGAGCTTTCCTCGACACTGTCGACTCACGTTCGGTTCCTACTCCAGTCCCTGACCGAAGCCAACGCTGACTCCATTTCTCGAGAGCTCTTTCAG TTCATTGAATATGGGATCGAGGGAAGCATTCTGGTGTTGCAAACCtgcttggattgcttgaatTCTCACAAGACGGATGCAAAGAACTTGCAATCTGACCAAGTTGTAGCAGCAATTTTTAGACATACCATGGACAAGCCAAATTTTTGTACTGTCTTCTGTCAGTCACTAAGAAGTACAGATATCAGTGAGGAATTCCTGCTGAATTTCTCAAAAACTATGCAGTTATCTGTGTCTGAAAAAATTGGCATTGGTCTTGCTTTGTCTGATTCTGAAAATCCTGACACAAGAATGTGCG GGAAGAATTTCTGTATGGCTCAGATTGAGGAATTGCATGCTAATTCGGCTTCTTTCGATTCTTCCGAGCAAATTCAGAATATTGTTATGTTCCTCCAGAGCTCTGACGCCCTTTCCAAGCATGTAGATTCCTTTATGCAGATGTTATCTTTAGTGCAAGCGAAAGATGTCGCGCAGTTTGTTTTAACTCCAATACTTTCAGATGAATTGCGTGGGGCTAATTTCTTAAG GAATATGGATTTCTTCAATGAATCTggagaaaatgattttgatgcTCTTTTAGCAGAAATGGAGAAGGAGATGAGCATGGGAGATATAATTAAGGAACTAGGTTATGGTTGCACTGTTGATGCTGCACGCTGTAAAGATATTTTATCTCTTTGCTTACCTCTGACAGAGATGACCATATCTAGAATACTGGGCACAATTGCCCACACCTATGTTGGGCTTGAGGATAACCCAACGGCATTTTCTACATTTTGCCTGGCCCTAGGTTGCAGCACTTCATCTGAGTTGCCTCCATTGTGCTCCTGGAACATTGATGTTCTTATAAAAACTATAAAGCAACTT GCTCCCGGTACCAACTGGATTCGAGTTATTGAAAACCTGGATCATGAGGGGTTCTACATTCCTAATGAGGCGGCATTCTCCTTTTTCATGTCTGTATATCGACATGCATCCCAG GAACCCTTTCCTCTCCATGCCATTTGTGGGTCTGTATGGAAGAATATTGAAGGTCAGCtatcttttctaaaatatgCTGTATCAGCACTGCCAGAAGTATTTACCTTTGCCCATTCTTTGAGGCAGCTG GCCTATATGGATGCCGTGCATGGCCATAAGCTTCACCTTGGAAATGCAAATCATGCCTGGTTGTGTCTTGACCTCTTAGATATACTGTGTCAACTAGCTGAAAGGGGTCATACAAGCTTTGTTCGATCAATGCTTGATTATCCTTTAAAACACTGCCCCGAAGTCCTGCTTCTTGGGATGGCACATATTAAT ACGGCTTATAATCTCCTCCAGCATGATGTGACTTACACAGTTTTTCCAATGATCATTAAAAATGCCCTGGGTGCGGGTGTGATACTTCAACTTTGGCACGTGAACCCTAATCTTGTCTTGCGTGGATTTGTAGAAGTACACAACACTGAGCCAGACAGCATGATTAGAATTCTGGAAATTTGTCAAGAGTTAAAG ATTCTATCATCGGTGTTGGAGATGATACCTTTTCCTTCTGGCATCAGATTAGCAGTCCTTGCTTCTCAGAAAGAGGTTCTAGATCTTGAGAATTGGTTGGGTGGTAACCTGAATACATATAAAGATGTTTTTTTTGAG GAGTGCCTAAAGTTCCTGAAGGAGATACAATTCGGtggatcacaagagttttCTGCCAAACCTTTCCATCATACTACTGCTGttttaaatctttatttggaaGCTAGTTCTACCTTTTTCAAG GTCCTTAAAGCTAATACTGGGATGATAGCCTCTACTCAGCTTCTCGAGGAAATGGAAAGGTTGCATGCAATGATTATGGATTCTAATCCAAAGCTGCAAAATGGTGGGACCACAGATTCCTCAACCTCTGACGGATATGGAGATGATATCGAGGCAGAAGCAAACTCTTACTTTCATCAAATGTTTTCTGGTCAGTTGACCATTGATTCAATGGTTCAAATGCTTGCACGGTTCAAGGAATCTTCTGTGAAAAG GGAACAGTCGATATTTGAGTGCATGATTGCAAATCTGTTTGAAGAATACCGATTTTTCCCCAAGTATCCTGAAAGACAGCTCAAAATCGCTGCAGTTCTCTTTG GCTCTGTTATCAAGCAGCAGCTTGTAACTCACCTCACCCTTGGAATTGCCTTGCGTGGTGTTCTAGATGCATTGCGTAAACCTGCAGATTCAAAA ATGTTTTTGTTTGGAACCAAGGCTTTGGAGCAGTTTGTGGATCGCCTGATTGAGTGGCCGCAGTATTGCAACCATATTTTACAGATATCTCACCTGCGTGCCACTCATTCAGAGCTTGTTGCTTTCATTGAACGAGCTCTTGCCAGGATTTCGTCAGGGCACTTGGAATCAGATGGGAGCAACAACCCCTCTGTTCAACACCAAGTTTCCTCTCAGGTGACCTCAGGAAACGGGGAG TTAAATAGCTCTACCATTGCTCAGCCTGGGTCACAGCTTTCTTCTCCGCTTAAGCTTCAGAGGCATGATAGTTCTCTTGATGACCGTAATAAACTCCCTGCGACATCATCTAATGATGTGAAACCACTTCTATCTTCTGTAGGGCAGCCTTCAGTTGCTTCCTTGAGTGATGCTTCTAGCATTCATAAA CTGCAGAATGCAGTCAGTGGTTCGTCTATGCTGTCTGCTTCCCCTGGTTTTGTTCGTCCTTCTCGAGGAGTTACTTCTACTA GATTTGGCTCTGCTTTAAACATTGAAACACTAGTGGCCGCTGCTGAGAGAAGAGAGACTCCCATTGAG GCTCCAGCATCAGAGATTCAAGACAAGATATcattcataattaataatatttctgCTGCCAATATTGAAGCTAAAGGGAAAGAGttcaatgaaattttgaaagagcaGTACTATCCCTGGTTTGCAGAATATATGGTTATGAAAAG AGCAAGCATTGAACCAAACTTTCATGATTTGTATTTGAAGTTTCTTGACAAAGTTAATTCAAAGGCTTTGAATAAGGAGATTGTCCAAGCTACATATGAGAACTGCAAG GTTTTGTTGGGATCAGAGCTTATAAAATCAAGCTCTGAGGAGCGGTCATTGCTAAAAAATTTGGGTAGTTGGCTTGGGAAGTTAACTATTGGCCGGAATCAAGTTTTGAGGGCCCGTGAAATAGATCCCAAATCTCTGATTATAGAG GCATATGAGAAGGGTTTGATGATTGCAGTTATTCCATTTACTTCAAAg ATTCTTGAGCCATGTCAAAGCAGTCTGGCATATCAACCCCCTAATCCCTGGACCATGGGCATTCTGGCGTTACTGGCTGAGATTTATTCAATGCCAAACTTGAAAATGAACCTCAAGTTTGACATAGAG GTACTATTCAAGAACCTTGGTGTGGATATGAAGGACATAACACCTACTTCTCTTCTCAAGGATCGCAAAAGAGAAATTGAGGGGAATCCTGATTTTTCCAATAAAGATGTTGGAGCTTGCCAGCCCCAGATGGTTGCCGAAGTTAAATCAGGAATAATTTCTCCACTTAATCATGTTGAACTACCTCTTGAGGTTGCTAGTCCACCTAATTCTGGTGGCCACACACATTTATTATCTCAG TATGCTGGTCCCTTGCGTCTTTCTTCTGGTGCATTGATGGAGGATGAGAAACTAGCAGCTTTAGGCTTGTCTGATCAGCTTCCTTCTGCACAAGGGCTATTTCAAGCCACTCCATCACAGTCACCTTTTTCTGTTAATCAg CTTTCTGCGGCAATACCTAACATTGGAACTCATGTTATTATCAATCAGAAGCTCAGTGCTTTGGGCTTGCACTTGCATTTTCAGAG GGTGGTTCCAATTGCAATGGACAGAGCCATCAAGGAGATTGTGGCTGGTATTGTTCAGCGCAGTGTTTCTATTGCAACTCAGACAACAAAGGAGCTTGTTTTAAAG GATTATGCTATGGAATCAGATGAGACACGGATCTATAACGCAGCACACTTGATGGTTGCAAGTTTGGCCGGAAGTCTAGCTCACGTAACATGCAAG GAACCCTTACGTGGCTCTATATCAAGTCAACTAAGGAGTTCACTTCAGGGTTTGAATGTTGCGAGTGATCTTCTGGAACAAGCTGTTCAGCTTGTTACTAAtgataaccttgatcttggcTGTGCGGTCATTGAACAGGCTGCTACTGATAAG GCAATACAAACCATTGATGGAGAAATAGCTAATCAACTTGCCTTAAGAAGAAAGCATAGGGATCCCTCATTTTTTGATCCAAGCATGTATGGACAAGGTTCTATGGGTGTTGTGCCTGAGGCTCTTCGACCTAAACCAGGTCACTTGTCTCTGTCTCAGCAGCGAGTTTATGAG GACTTTGTTCGGCTTCCTTGGCAAAATCAGTCTGGTCAGAGCTCACATTCTATGTCTGCTGGTCCTTCAAGCTTATCTGGTGATGGTGGTCTCACTGGCACATTTGGTTCAACATCAGGGCAAGTTACCCCTGGTTACGCATCCAGCCAAGGAAACTTGGGACAATTGGATGTTGCTTCTGAGGCAATTGAATCTACCTCAGCTGCCCTTTTGAG TGCTTCCTCAATTCATATTGGCTCAGCAGCTGGTCTTACCCAGCAGACTACTGAAAACGATCCTCTCAATGCTTCTTTCTCTTCTACAATTTCAGCCCCTGAATTACATTCAGTGGATACTACTGATGCTGTAAAA GAATTGGGACCTACAGCACAACCATTACCTTCACCTGCTGCCACTGACCGTTTAGGAAGTACCATCTCTGAAACTTCACTGAGCACAAGGGATGCATTGGATAAATATCAGATTGTTGCTCAGAAG TTGGAAACTTCGGTGACAAGCGATTCTAGAGAAGTTGACATTCAG GGAGTGATCTCTGAGGTACCTGAAATCATACTCAGATGTGTAAGTCGGGACGAGGCTGCATTGGCTGTGGCTCAAAAG GTTTTCAAGGGCTTATATGAGAATGCATCAAACAGTCTTAATGTTAGTGCCCATCTTGCTATTCTGGCTGCTGTCCGTGATGTCTGCAAGCTTGCTGTTAAGGAGCTTACTAGTTGG GTGATATATTCAGACGAGGAGCGAAAGTTCAACAAAGATATCACAGTTGGCCTTATTCGAAGTGAATTGCTGAACCTTGCGGAGTACAATGTTCATATGGCAAAACTTATTGATGGAGGAAGGAATA AAGCTGCGATGGAATTTGCGATGTCCCTTCTTCAAACTTTGGTCACTGATGAATCCAGAGTCATCTCAGAGCTCCATAATCTTGTGGATGCGCTGGCTAAG GTTGTGCCAAAACCTGGATCTCCTGAATCATTGCAACAGTTGATCGAGATGATCAGAAATCCTTCTGCTAGTGCGGCTGCTTTATCTAGTGCCACTGCTGGAAAGGAGGATAAGGCTAGGCAATCTAGAGACAAAAAG GTACCTGGGCACACATCGGCTAATAGGGATGATAATAGTAATGTGGAGAATCTAGAACCAGATCCTGCTGGCTTCAAGGAGCAG GTTTCCATGCTGTTTGCAGAATGGTACCAGATATGTGAGATTCCTGGTGCAAATGATGGACCTTGTAATCATTACATTGTGCAATTGCATCAAAATGGACTGCTCAAAGGGGATGATATGACAGAACGCTTTTTTCGCATTATCACA gAACTTTCTGTCTCACATTGCCTATCTTCTGAGGTTATGAGTTCTGGCACATTGCAATCACCTCAGCAGGCTCAGactctttctttccttgcCATTGATATTTATGCAAAACTTGTGTTGTCAATCCTTAAG TATTGCCCAGTGGAACAGGGATCGAGTAAACTCTTTCTTATGTCCAAG ATTTTGACCGTGACTCTGAGATTTATTCAAAAAGATGCAGAGGATAAGAAAGCATCTTTTAATCCAAGACCATATTTCAGATTATTTATCAACTGGCTGTCAGATCTTGGGTGCCTGGACCCTGTCACTGATGGTGCAAGTTTTCAG ATTTTGATAGCCTTTGCCAATGCATTTCATGCATTGCAGCCCCTTAAAGTTCCTGCCTTCAG CTTTGCATGGCTAGAGCTGGTCAGTCACAGGAGTTTCATGCCAAAATTGCTCACTGGAAATGCTCAGAAGGGTTGGGCATATATACAACGCTTGCTGGTGGACTTGCTTCAGTTCCTTGAGCCATTTTTAAGGAATGCTGAGCTTGGAGTGCCG GTTCAGTGTCTGTATAAAGGCACACTTAGGGTGCTGCTAGTGCTGCTTCACGACTTTCCTGAATTCCTGTGtgattatcattttacctTCTGTGATGTGATTCCTCCAAGCTGCATACAGATGCGGAATATTATCCTTAGTGCATTTCCACGTAATATGAGGCTGCCAGATCCATCTACACCAAACTTAAAG ATTGACTTGCTTCCAGAAATCAGAGAACCCCCCCGCATCCTCTCTGAGGTGGATGCTGCTCTTAAAGCAAAACAGATGAAGGCCGATGTAGATGAGTATCTCAAG ACAAGGCCACAAGGAGGATCTTCATTTCTTACTGAACTGAAACAAAGACTGCTCCTTTCACCAAGCGAGGCAGCATCTGCTGGTACCCATTATAATGTACCATTAATCAACTCTCTGGTGCTTTATGTTGGAATGCAG GCCATTCAGCAACTGCAGTCAAGAGGATCTCATGCACAGTCAACAGGAAACACTGTTCCATTGTCTGTGTTCTTGGTTAGTGCTGCCTTGGATATTTTCCAGAGTCTAATAGGGGAACTTGATACTGAGGGGCGATACCTTTTTCTTAATGCAATTGCTAACCAATTGCGATATCCAAACAACCATACACATTACTTCTCCTTCATCTTACTATACTTATTTGCCGAATCAAATCAG GAAATTATTCAAGAGCAAATTACAAGAGTTCTGTTGGAACGGCTAATTGTTAACAAACCTCATCCATGGGGTCTGCTCATTACCTTCATTGAGCTCATAAag AATCCAAGATACAACTTCTGGAATCGATCATTTATTAGGTGTGCACCTGAGATTGAAAAACTCTTTGAATCTGTCGCAAGATCATGTGGGGGCCTGAAACCTGTGGACGAGAGCATGGTTTCTGGTTGGGTATCTGACAGCGCGCACTGA
- the LOC18614386 gene encoding uncharacterized protein LOC18614386 — MRMAPETVKHNHHPMATVSESPEDSPNPKSPAPTPLPPPSDYPSKSESKVLEQATPWIDYAVEQALLYQKIIEQNINATIEASRSRLSEFGSTSAAHFNQTIDSLEDVKSQLAVYENMMFGKVKEGIKIAASHPMITGGIAVGLGVLVLKRPRRFLYYNTLRLFVSEESWLSKADIRVKELRQSIDRLKAESVKLERSASVAEEDLIRGRKKLRHAGKQIQSVIHSAYKIERQAAGLKDILGELPSREASRFRSQVSNLASEAKRERNALAKEVSKISNYGIAV; from the exons ATGAGGATGGCCCCTGAGACGGTAAAACACAATCACCACCCCATGGCAACGGTCTCTGAATCACCAGAAGATAGCCCAAATCCAAAATCACCGGCGCCAACGCCGCTGCCTCCGCCGAGCGATTATCCTTCTAAAAGTGAATCGAAAGTGCTAGAACAAGCCACTCCATGGATCGATTACGCAGTGGAGCAAGCTCTTTTGTATCAAAAGATCATCGAACAGAACATTAACGCCACAATCGAAGCTTCTAGATCTCGACTCTCAGAATTTGGCTCCACTTCCGCTGCACATTTTAATCAAACCATT GATTCACTTGAGGATGTCAAGTCCCAGCTTGCTGTTTACGAGAACATGATGTTTGGCAAAGTTAAAG AGGGGATTAAAATTGCAGCTTCGCATCCAATGATCACGGGTGGTATTGCTGTTGGCTTGGGAGTTCTGGTACTGAAAA GGCCAAGGCGTTTCCTATATTACAATACTTTGCGTCTTTTTGTGAGTGAAGAG TCCTGGCTTTCCAAAGCTGACATTAGAGTAAAGGAGCTGAGACAGTCAATTGACCGCCTTAAGGCTGAAAGTGTGAAGCTGGAG CGGAGTGCATCAGTAGCCGAAGAAGATTTGATCCGTGGCAGGAAGAAACTCAG GCACGCAGGCAAGCAGATTCAAAGTGTGATTCACTCAGCTTATAAGATTGAAAGACAAGCAGCAG GCTTGAAGGATATCCTTGGAGAACTTCCAAGTAGAGAAGCATCTCGATTTAGATCACAG GTTTCCAACCTTGCTTCTGAGGCAAAGCGAGAGCGGAATGCTTTGGCAAAGGAGGTTTCAAAAATCAGTAATTATGGAATTGCAGTTTGA
- the LOC18614387 gene encoding GATA transcription factor 4, giving the protein MDMYGLSAPELFRIDDLLDLSNEELFSSASSSTASTNNDQFPPSEAPFSYASASSSSSSAAFHPSFSADFTHDLCLPSDDVAELEWLSQFVEDSFTDFPSNSIAGTLNPRNDSSFSSKARSKRSRAATAMKTTTTWTTMSEAAAPFTGNSKTKKEIQRQASPAVDGGVRRCTHCASEKTPQWRTGPLGPKTLCNACGVRYKSGRLVPEYRPAASPTFVLTQHSNSHRKVLELRRQKEMLRQQQQQQQHQQQEQPYRQHHHHHRLQQHDFEVC; this is encoded by the exons ATGGATATGTACGGGCTTTCGGCTCCGGAACTGTTTCGTATTGATGATCTTTTGGATTTGTCTAACGAAGAGCTTTTCTCCTCTGCTTCCAGTTCCACCGCTTCCACCAACAACGACCAATTCCCTCCTTCTGAAGCACCTTTCAGCTACGCTTCTgcttcctcctcctcctcctccgcCGCCTTTCATCCCTCTTTCTCCGCCGACTTCACCCACGACCTTTGCCTTCCC AGTGATGACGTGGCTGAGCTGGAGTGGCTGTCGCAGTTCGTAGAGGATTCCTTCACCGACTTCCCATCGAACTCGATCGCCGGGACCCTAAACCCTAGAAATGACTCATCGTTTTCGAGCAAAGCTAGGAGCAAGCGTTCGAGAGCGGCAACTGCAATGAAGACAACGACGACCTGGACGACGATGTCGGAAGCGGCAGCTCCTTTTACGGGAAATTCGAAGACGAAAAAGGAAATCCAACGTCAAGCATCGCCAGCGGTGGACGGAGGGGTGAGACGATGCACGCACTGCGCCTCGGAGAAGACGCCGCAGTGGCGGACGGGGCCGTTAGGACCCAAGACACTGTGCAATGCGTGCGGGGTTCGGTATAAATCGGGTCGGCTTGTTCCCGAGTACCGACCCGCAGCCAGTCCGACATTCGTGCTGACTCAGCACTCGAACTCGCATCGGAAGGTGTTGGAGCTGCGTAGACAGAAGGAGATGTTGAGACAACAacaacagcagcagcagcatcAACAACAAGAGCAACCCTACCGTCaacaccaccaccaccaccgcCTCCAACAGCATGACTTCGAGGTGTGCTGA
- the LOC18614383 gene encoding F-box protein At5g51370 — translation MSRSPESPNSPKTNPSANLSPNSDHYHENLDLKPPPSLNPKGRSTAQSLSDIGFKDQALKHVFYKMQQQFQHPPGNTPSPSPPSEPDLTSFQSLSLDPTAPDHTSLLSDELLLRIFSKLPISQHVSNSLVCKRWLYLSGRLVQSLKVTDWSFIISGRVFNRFPYLTDLDLVRSGIRTPRSSGILMTHKTMTVHVDTDFTPNGFLQERALLPSNSVDQGLKMIAEKYPTLQRLVAIGASEEGLLRIAEECSTLQELELYCCGDMALKGISGIKNLQVVKLIGFIDGFYNSIVSDIGLTLLAQGCRRLVKLELCGCEGSYDGIKAIGQCCQMLEELSLRDHRMDGGWLAGLSFCGNLKTLRLKSCKSIDSSPGADEHLGSCLTLEELHLQRCQIRDKQSFKALCLVCENVRDIVLQNCWGLEDDVFSIASICRRVTLLSLEGCSLLTLKGLESVVLSCKELQRLRVMSCNNIKDTEVTPELATLFSTLKELKWRPDSRSLLSSNLAGTGMGKKGGRFFKRSKD, via the exons ATGTCACGTTCACCAGAATCACCAAATTCCCCAAAGACAAACCCTAGCGCTAACCTTAGCCCTAATTCTGACCATTACCATGAAAACTTAGACTTAAAGCCACCGCCATCACTAAATCCCAAGGGGAGGTCAACGGCTCAAAGCTTATCAGACATTGGGTTCAAAGATCAAGCTCTGAAGCATGTTTTTTACAAGATGCAGCAGCAGTTCCAACATCCTCCCGGCAACACCCCATCACCATCCCCGCCATCCGAGCCTGATTTAACATCATTTCAATCACTTTCCTTAGACCCCACAGCACCAGATCACACCTCCCTCCTCTCCGACGAACTCCTCCTCAGAATCTTCTCGAAGCTTCCCATCTCTCAGCATGTCTCCAATTCCTTGGTCTGCAAACGTTGGTTGTACCTTAGCGGCCGCCTGGTGCAATCCCTTAAAGTTACAgattggtcatttatcatttcGGGCCGGGTTTTTAACCGGTTTCCCTATCTCACCGATTTAGACCTCGTCCGTTCGGGCATTCGGACGCCGAGGAGCTCTGGGATTTTAATGACCCACAAAACGATGACTGTTCATGTCGATACTGATTTTACACCCAACGGGTTTCTCCAAGAAAGAGCGTTGTTACCGTCAAATTCTGTTGACCAAGGGCTGAAAATGATAGCCGAAAAGTACCCGACTTTACAGAGGTTAGTGGCGATTGGGGCGAGCGAAGAAGGACTGTTAAGAATTGCGGAGGAGTGTTCCACATTGCAAGAATTGGAACTATATTGTTGTGGGGATATGGCTTTGAAGGGTATTTCGGGGATTAAAAACTTACAGGTAGTGAAATTGATTGGTTTTATTGATGGATTTTATAATTCGATAGTTTCAGACATTGGGTTAACATTATTAGCTCAAGGGTGTAGAAGATTAGTTAAGCTTGAGCTTTGTGGATGTGAAGGGAGCTACGATGGGATTAAAGCGATAGGGCAATGTTGTCAAATGCTTGAAGAATTAAGTCTTCGTGATCATAGAATGGATGGTGGGTGGTTAGCTGGGCTTTCCTTTTGTGGgaatttgaagactttgagGCTTAAGTCTTGTAAAAGTATAGACAGTAGTCCAGGGGCGGATGAGCATTTGGGATCTTGTTTGACTCTTGAAGAGTTGCATTTGCAGCGGTGTCAGATTCGGGATAAGCAAAGTTTTAAAGCTTTGTGTTTGGTTTGCGAGAATGTGAGGGACATTGTTTTACAGAATTGTTGGGGTTTGGAGGATGATGTATTTAGCATTGCAAGTATTTGTAG GAGAGTGACGCTTCTTTCCCTGGAAGGGTGCTCATTACTGACACTAAAAGGTTTGGAGTCGGTAGTGCTTTCTTGTAAAGAGCTTCAGCGATTGAGAGTAATGTCATGTAACAATATTAAGGATACGGAAGTCACACCTGAACTGGCTACTTTGTTTTCTACGCTTAAAGAGTTGAAATGGAGACCAGATTCCAGATCTCTGCTATCCTCAAATCTTGCAGGTACTGGAATGGGAAAGAAAGGTGGTAGATTCTTCAAGAGGTCAAAGGATTGA